GGGTGCAGCGGCTGCGGGTCCAACTGCCCGCGCCCTGGCTGCGCTCCGTGTCGCTGGTCGACACCCCCGGCACGGACTCGCTGACGCTGACCGCCGACGCCCCGACCGAACGCTTCTTCCGCGACGCCTCGGCCGCCGGGACGGTCGACGTGGTGCTCTACCTGATGCGCCAACTGCACTCCTCCGACGTCGGTTTCCTGAGGATGACGGCGGACGCCGACGCGGGCGGCACCAGCCCGACGACCGCGCTCGGCATCCTGTCCCGGGCGGACGAGATCGGCGGCGGCGCCGACGACGCGCTCGACCACGCCCACCGGATCGCCGCCGACTACCGCCGCGATCCCCGGGTCCGCGCGCTGGTGCACACCGTGGTCCCGCTGGCCGGCCTGCTGGCCGAGGCCGCCGAGACGCTGGAGCCGGCGGAGTTCACGGCCCTGGCCGCGCTGGCCCACGCCGACCCGAGCGCCTCCGACCCCCTGCTGGTCTCCGCCTCCCGCTTCCTCGACCCGGCCCGCAGGGCCCCGGTCGGCCCGGCCGACCGGACGGCCCTGCTGCGCCGACTCGGCCTGTACGGGGTCCGGTTCGGCCTCCGCGTGCTGCGCGAGGACCCGGCGCCGACGCCGGAGCGGCTGCGTGCCGCCCTCGCCGAGCACAGCGGGCTCACCGGCCTGCAGACCCTGCTGGCCGCCCAGTTCACCGATCGCCGGGACGTCCTCAAGGCCGACGCCGCGCTGCGCGTCATCGACACCGTGACCCGGGAGGATCCGCTCCCGGCGGGCGAGGAGCTGCGCCGGCGGATGGAGCGGATCCGGGTCAACGCGCACGAGTTCCGCGAGATCCGTGCCCTCACCGAGCTGCGCACCACCAAGGTCCCCGGCCGGGCCGCCGCGCTGGCCAGGCTGGAACGGGTGCTCGGTGGCGAGGGCACCGCCGCGCACACCCGGCTCGCCCTGGCCGCCGACGCCACCCCGGTGGAGCTGGCCGGGGCGGTCGACGAGGAGCACGCGTACTGGACTCAGCTCAGCCGGAACCCGCTCACCGCACCGGAGTTGGGCCGGACCGCCGACGTCGCGGTACGCAGCTGCGAGGTGCTCGCCGCCGCCCTGGACGAGGGAGCCTGACCCGCGCCTTCCGCCTCCCCGCCCCGGTTCCGGAACGCCAGCATCGTCACCAGGGCGAGCACCACCAGCAGCACGGCGATCACCAGCACCGCGGTCAGTCGGCCGCCCCCGGTGCCCTGGTCGGACGCGGTGTGGATGACCACCGTGTCGGTGGCCTCGGTCAGGCCGGTGGCCACCAGGTCGGTGTCCACCTCCAGTTCGGGGGTCCGCGGCGGCGGCGCGGTCGGCGCCTCGTGCGCGGGGGGTTCGGCGGCCGGTGGCAGCGGCGCGGGTGCCGGGACCGGACGCGGCGCCGCCGCGATGGCCGCGCCCAGGCTGACCACGTGCTTGTGGTGCGACTGCCGCTGGACGGTGACCCCCAGTTCCTCCCGCAGGACCCGGGCGACCAGCGGGATCCGGCTGGAGCCGCCGACCAGCAGCACGGTGTCGAGCTCGGCGGCCCGCACCCCCGCGCGTTCCAGCGTCTCCGCGAACAGCCGGACGGTGTCCACGATCCGCGGCCGGATCAGCCCCTCGAACTCGGCCCGCGTCACCACCACGTCCCGGTACAGGCCGGGCAGCCGCACCTGGACGACGTGCTCCTCAACCTCGGACAGCAGTTCCTTGGCCTTGACCACGTCCCCGTACAGACGCTGCCGGGCCGACTCGACCGCCGGATCGTCCGGATCGAACCGGTCCTCGTCGATCCCGGCCGCCGCCTCGACGTGCCGCAGCAGCAGCGCGTCGAACCAGATGCCGCCGACCGTGTCGTCGCCGGCCGGCTCGCCGTGGATCTCCACGCCCGTCCCGGTCTTGCGCACCACGGAGGCGTCGAAGGTGCCGCCGCCCAGGTCGTAGACGCCGATCACGGATCCCGTCCCGACCGGCACGACCTGCTGCTGGGAGACGTAGTAGGTACCGGCGGCCACCGGTTCGGGCAGCAGGCCGACGTCCCCGAGCCCGGCGAACACGGCCGCCTCCCGCAGCGCGTCCCGCCGGTGTCCGTCCCACCCGGCCGGGTGGGTGAGCACCACGTGCCCCGGGCGGACGCCCCGCTCCTGCTCGGCCGCGGCGTCCAGGACGTGCCGCAGCAGCCGGCCGGTCAGCTCGTGCGGCGGGTAGCCGCGCCCGCCCACTCGCACCGGCGCGTCCTGCCCCAGCGTGGGCTTGAAGCGGTGCGCCAGTCGCCGCGGATCGACGGCCCCGCGGGCCAGCGCCGCATCACCGAACAGCGTCCCGCCGCCCTGCTGGAAGTAGATCGCCGAAGCCATGTCGTCGGTGTTCATACCGAGTTTGACGGTCCGTGCACTGCCGTCCCACCACATCGCCGCGCCGGTGAACGTGGTGCCGAGATCTATGCCGAGTGGATACATTAACGACCTTCCGCCGGCCCGACGACCGATGTCATGATGACCCGACAAAATCCTTGCGCCGCATCATATTTGGAGTGATCAGGCGCGGGGCCCGATCTACTCCTTCGGAGGCCCTGGGCCATGGCGACGAGAGCTCCGGGACTTCGCTCCCTGGTGCGCGGCCGAGCAGTCGCGGCAGCCGGCTGGACCGTCACCACCGCACTCGCCACCGGCGCACTCGCCCTCACCGGCACCCACCACACCACACCCACCGACCAACCCCGCATGCACGCCGGATCCGCCTGGCTCCCCTCCAACAAGACCGGCCAACTCGCCCTCCTCGACGGCACCACCGGCGAGATCACCGCCCAGATCAAAGTCGCCCCCGAAGGCCACAACCTCACCGCCGTCCAGGACGGCACCAACGCCTACGCCATCGACACCACCCAGGGCACAATCCGCCGCATCAACGGCAACACCCTCACCACCACCCCCGGCCCCACCGACACCACCCCACCCGCAACCCCCATCCCCGCCGCCACCACCGGACTCCGCGCCTACCCCACCCCCACCACCCTCTACACCATCGACACCGAACACGGCATCCTCGCCCGCGCCGACCCCCGTACCCTCACCCGCCAGGGCAACCTCCAACCCCTCGCCGCCGACACCACCCCCCAGACCACCACCATCGACAGCCGCGGCACCCTCCGGGTCCTCGACCCCAAGACCGGCATCCTCAACATCATCACCCCCTCCCACCGCACCACCCGCCGCAACGCCAAACCCCCCGGCCCGGGCCAACTCCTCCTCGCCGCCGACCAACCCGTCATCCTGGACCCCGCCCGGCACAACGCGACCGTCCTCGACCGGGGGACCGGGGAGCCGACCCACGCCATCCCCCTCGAAATGCGCGACGGCGACGAACTCGCCACCGCCGGCTCACCCGACCACGCGCGCTTCTACCTCCTCACCCGGGGCACCCTCACCATCTGCCAACTCACCGCCGCCACCTGCGACCGGGCCATCCCGCTCGGCGAACCCCACCATCTCGGCACCCCCACCGAGACCGCCGACCACCTCTTCATCCCCGACTACACCACCGGCAAAGTCACCATCGTCGACCTCACCACCAACACCGTCACCGCCCAACCCCAAGTCACCGACCCACCAGCCGACTTCCAACTCCTCACCCACGACGGCATCATCTTCTACAACAGCCCCGACACCGAACAGGCCGGCATCA
This genomic window from Streptomyces sp. TLI_235 contains:
- a CDS encoding 50S ribosome-binding GTPase, giving the protein MTVGTEVRELLADAVHAYRGRPGERRLRAVTARLDEPLRVAIAGRLKAGKSTLLNALVGRLVAATDAGECTLIVTWYQHAEQPAAWADLRTGPPVPLGPATPPALPARLRTAGVQRLRVQLPAPWLRSVSLVDTPGTDSLTLTADAPTERFFRDASAAGTVDVVLYLMRQLHSSDVGFLRMTADADAGGTSPTTALGILSRADEIGGGADDALDHAHRIAADYRRDPRVRALVHTVVPLAGLLAEAAETLEPAEFTALAALAHADPSASDPLLVSASRFLDPARRAPVGPADRTALLRRLGLYGVRFGLRVLREDPAPTPERLRAALAEHSGLTGLQTLLAAQFTDRRDVLKADAALRVIDTVTREDPLPAGEELRRRMERIRVNAHEFREIRALTELRTTKVPGRAAALARLERVLGGEGTAAHTRLALAADATPVELAGAVDEEHAYWTQLSRNPLTAPELGRTADVAVRSCEVLAAALDEGA
- a CDS encoding Hsp70 protein, which translates into the protein MYPLGIDLGTTFTGAAMWWDGSARTVKLGMNTDDMASAIYFQQGGGTLFGDAALARGAVDPRRLAHRFKPTLGQDAPVRVGGRGYPPHELTGRLLRHVLDAAAEQERGVRPGHVVLTHPAGWDGHRRDALREAAVFAGLGDVGLLPEPVAAGTYYVSQQQVVPVGTGSVIGVYDLGGGTFDASVVRKTGTGVEIHGEPAGDDTVGGIWFDALLLRHVEAAAGIDEDRFDPDDPAVESARQRLYGDVVKAKELLSEVEEHVVQVRLPGLYRDVVVTRAEFEGLIRPRIVDTVRLFAETLERAGVRAAELDTVLLVGGSSRIPLVARVLREELGVTVQRQSHHKHVVSLGAAIAAAPRPVPAPAPLPPAAEPPAHEAPTAPPPRTPELEVDTDLVATGLTEATDTVVIHTASDQGTGGGRLTAVLVIAVLLVVLALVTMLAFRNRGGEAEGAGQAPSSRAAASTSQLRTATSAVRPNSGAVSGFRLS